TTTATAGTGATTCTCAGGGTGATGAATGAAGTAGAGATGGTGGAGGGAATCCTGTTAAAACTTGTGGCCCTCAACAAAGTTAGTAGAGTGACATCTGGTGGAAAGATTTagagcaacatttttatttttctattttctattattCCACTAGTTTCAGTCTTTGTAGGCTcctgtgataaaaaaaaaaaaaacagaccagtGGGGAAGGATGAAATCTGCCGTCCTTTTGTTTGGATATAAAACATATTCCTTCCTTACTTTTTGTGTAGTTTAGGTTCAGTGTCCACTGTggggttgtgtgttttatatacTTTGTGGGAAAAATACATAGTAAAATGGATGCTCCTGTTGAGTCACAGATATCACACAATGCACAAGATCCAAAGAGAAACGACAGACGGAGGGGGAGATAATTTACTCATCATAAGTTCACTATCTGGGTATCTTTGGGTTTTgaactgtttgtttatttccttttattttggggtttttttctttcaacaaaacAAGATGTCTTTACTCATGAAGTGGGCCCATGATTgattatttacatatttgtcTATGTGCAAAAATGTAACATTCAATACCAACAACCAGGAAAATTATTAGATGTATagataatgaaaacaattgCTATATGCACCCGAATGTGTGGATAAGTAGtgtgtaacagaaaaaaaatcaaaagatgAGAGATAATTAATTTGGAACTGTAAGAGAAACCATCAAATCCTCACATCCTAGCTGGAATCAGAACATTTGTGTTCAATTTTCAGCGAACTTTTCAGTAAAATAGGAAACATTGTGTGTCCagtatttaaactttttaaaataaattgattgTTTTTTCATTGAGGGATAAAaagtgattgattttttttcgTTGAAAAATTATATCAGATGAAAATTATTATTGAGAGCACagaaatttcataaattttaaaatatgttgagAGGGGCTTCCAAACATTTATACTTTCATATTCAACATGTTATTTTGAACAACCTTTTATCTGTGCTTGTGCTAAAGTTCATTCATGTCACATCTCTtgccaaaatacattttagtgaACTCACTTTGCACGTGGGCATCAATTATGCTCAGATGAAAACATACCTTTTCTTgacagcagtagcagcagctgcCTCCTGTATGTGTTTGGACTCTGCCTGGACATCTTGACCTCTCTGCACTCCCTCCTGACTGAAGACATACAAGGTTTATTCCTTCTCGCTGACACTAACCAGTAGAAGATGGAATGGGAATTTGCTGGATGTGTTGAAATGCGCGTGTGCCATTTCAATTAAATCGGTGACCTTTGCAGTttaaagtgagaaaagaaaggaaaagaaagaaagttcaTTTTCCCACATGCAGGTGTCAAAACTCCATCGTCGAGTTTTTCACTTGATTAGTATGAGCCATTATTTGTGACAGTACTTGATAGATTTAACAGGATATGTATTTGGTGGTGGTGAATCATTTTGAAACTGACGTTGGAATGGAATGGTGAAGCAGAAACTAATTTTCCACCAACCAACTACAAGGAAATTTGAAGTTTCACTCCAATTTAcaaagaatttacaaacaacACCAATGTCATTTGTGCAGTCCAACAGTTTCACTACAACTTGGGACACTTAGAGCAAATCAAAACATATAAAACTGGAGtagtggttaaaaaaaagaaaaaagatttttctatACCTGCTCATGTTGTCCAGTTCAGTTGGAGGCCTCAATGGATGTAGTGACCGATGGCGAACTCAGATCTTTCACATATTAATAAGGAGAATTCTGAGATGGCATATTAAAGGATGAAGACACATTGTCCCGTTGACTATTATGTGGACAGCGTTATTAAAGAAGAGTGGGCACCATTACCATCATAAATTAAATAGCTTTATTCATATATAAAATACCAAAACGTTTACTCAGAATGAATTTGAACGTGTGTACATGGTGTGTGATGTATCATCATACACAGGCTGAACAGTGAAATCCGTTAActttaaataaatggaaatcaaggtaaagaaacaacaacaacaccaccaacaacaaaagaagaagaagaaatataaagatcacaaacatgcagacaaacagGGAGGTAGCCTTCAGTGCTGATTGTCTAAAGCAATGGACATCCAGGGTGTCCCTCAAGGGCGTCTAAAGAAACGACtagttctgttaaaaaaaaaaaaagaaaaaaataaccacaaatGACAATAGATTAGAGAGAATAATTATGTGGGGTCCCTGAGTTAAAGTCCTACAGGGGTCCacagctttttgtctttttaagtaGGCTGGTGGTGTAAACTGACTCAAAACATGTGCAATGTCACCGTCCAGTGATGTAGCTGAGTCTGATCGGCAGCCGGACATTATCTACATTATCTCAAGACCAAATCTCCACGTAACCCGTGTTCACATCGTCTGTGATAACATCTGGGAACAAACTGTTTCATACCCTGATAGTTTATTGCAAACCAAACTCTGACCATACGTGATCCACCCCTCTCTGGTAATCCACGTCGGACCATCGCAGGCCTCTAACGGTCCATTTGACAGATTAAAAGTCTCAGACGTCCAAATCAGAGTCACTGTCCGTTACTGAGAGAAGCGTCTGTCCATCTGTGCGCTCTGTGCTCCCGTCTGGACTGCACTCTCCTCCACTAAGTGCCTGTCCACCCTCTGGACACATCCGGTGGTGCTGTAAcctgcagagaagaaagaaaggatgaCAACCAAAACTTCCAAgatcattttatcatttcagaaACTAAACCTAAAATAAAACTCCCACAGATAAGTTAAATACATCATTAGAAACAAAAACCTCTCAGCCTGGAAATACACCCACAGTCAGCTATCTGCTCCCATTCGTGCGTGTTTTGCCTTCACTAACAGGATGGTTGACCCGAACACTGACCCTGAAGCAAATTACAgcaaaagaaaggagaggaaagccCAGGCAGACAACAAAACCCTACAAGCTGAATGGCCGTGCGCTTTTACGCATGAATGGCCCTCTTTGGCACAACCTTGGCTGATGTGGAGAAGAAATGGCTTCTATGGCTGGCTGAATAATGGCGCTAAGTAGTTGAGTGATCAATTAAGACAGCGAAGGGAGATCTTGGACAGTGTTGGTTCTTTCAGCTTCCCAGAAGTGACAACGGACCGCTTGTTGAAGTCACCGACCTGTTTTTGGCCGCCGCCGCTCGGTCTCTCTGTCTCCGGTTTTTGAACCAGTTCCCGACCTGGGTCGGTGTGAGTCCGGTGGCGTGCGCCAGCTCCCGCTTCTTTCCGGGGTTCGGGTACGGGTCCTGGAGGTACCACTCTCTCAGCAGGCCCCGGGTGCGCTCCTTGAAGCAGTGCGTCTTCTGCTCTCCGTCCCAGATGGTCCTCGGTAGCGGGAACTTCTTCCTCACGCGGTATTTGTCCACCGGGCCGAGCGGCCGCCCCCGGAGCTTCTCCGCCTCGCGGTAATGAGCCTCGAGCCACATGGCCTGCAGCTTCCCGTGCGAGGCGCGCGCGAAGCGGCGCGTCTCCAGGATGCGGTAGAGCTCGCGGAAGCTCCCGGTGTGGTAGGCCACCACGGCGCGAGCCCGCTGCACGGACTCGTGCTCGGAGATGGAGTCGCGGCCGTCTACAGTGGCCGGGAGGGACCAGAGGAACCGGGCCAGCCGCTCGATGTCTCCGGTCTCCTCCAGAGTCTCACACACGCCGGCGATCTGCGCGGCGGAGAAGCAAAGTCCAGGGAGGGTGACGGGAGGGCAGGCGGAGGGGGGGTCCTCCGGGGACCGGGAGCGGGCCAGGCTGGGGGGCCCATCAGAGCAAGGCGGCAACAGGAGACGGGAGGCTGAGAAAAAGTCGAGCGGTGACCTGAAAACCATCCGGATGACTGAGTGAAGCCCAGAAAGAGACGACAGGAGCTTCAGAATGTGTCTGACAGAAATCTGCTCCAGTCCGACTCTTTAGTTCACCTGGACTCCGGGAGGACTCCGTCCTCATTGGATGCGGGGTTGTCATGGCAGcgctgtcaatcaaacaggaTTTTATCTGGACACAAAGTCCCCTTTGAGCCGCCTTTCTGATGTTTCCCGtttcagaaaacaggaaaccaaCGAGAAAAACACTAAGGTCACGTCCCAGTACAGGAGATGAGATTTGACCATCAGATCAAAACAGttccaaatgaaacaaaagtaaaaaataaaaaaaaaaatcaggaaaggCACAGTTACACATTTTATCTTGGTTCAGGTGTTCAcagtctctctgtgtgacaaagacaggaaatgcctgaCCCAtgaaggacaaaacaaaaagagt
Above is a genomic segment from Echeneis naucrates chromosome 19, fEcheNa1.1, whole genome shotgun sequence containing:
- the six3b gene encoding homeobox protein SIX3b, with the protein product MVFRSPLDFFSASRLLLPPCSDGPPSLARSRSPEDPPSACPPVTLPGLCFSAAQIAGVCETLEETGDIERLARFLWSLPATVDGRDSISEHESVQRARAVVAYHTGSFRELYRILETRRFARASHGKLQAMWLEAHYREAEKLRGRPLGPVDKYRVRKKFPLPRTIWDGEQKTHCFKERTRGLLREWYLQDPYPNPGKKRELAHATGLTPTQVGNWFKNRRQRDRAAAAKNRLQHHRMCPEGGQALSGGECSPDGSTERTDGQTLLSVTDSDSDLDV